GCCCGCGATCACGGTCATGAAGTTGGCGTCGCCCGACCAGCGCGGCACGACGTGCTGGTGCAGGTGACCGGACAGCGAGCCGCCGGCCGCTCCCCCGAGGTTGAGCCCGACGTTGAACGCGTGCGGCTGCGAGACGACCCGGATCGTGCGCAGTGCGGCCTTCGTCAGCGCCGCGACCTCGTCGGTCTCGGCGTCGTCGAGGTCGGTGTAGTCGGCGACGTGGCGGTAGGGCAGCACCATCAGGTGGCCCGGGTTGTACGGGTAGAGGTTGAGCACGGCGTACGCCGCCTCCCCGCGTACGACGACCAGGGCGTCGTCGGTCGACGTCGCCGGGTCACGGGTGATCCGGCAGAAGGGGCAGGCCGGGCGGGGCTCGGCGTGGGCCGGCGGCTCGACGTCCTCCTCGCCGCGCACGTAGGACATGCGGTGCGGCGTCCACAGCCGCTCGAGCCCGTCGGGGTCGGCCACGTGGTTCCCGTTCCTCACTGCCGTCACTGGTCGTCGGACGAGGTCGAGTGCGAGAGCATCTGCAGCAGGTCGGCGACGGGCAGGTCCGGCAGGTTGAGCCCGCGCGACAGCGCCATGCCGTTGATCTGCAGCCAGATCGACTCCGACAGGATGTTGATCGTCGCCTCGGTGCTCGGCTCGCGCACGTCGCGCTCGAGCCAGCGCCGCACGGCGGCGAAGACCGCGCCGATCATGCCGAACACCCACGGGTCGAGGGCGGCGCGGTCGTCCTCGGAGAGCTCGACGCCGAGGGCCGCCACGACGATCGTCATGATGCCCTCGATGCCCTCGGCGACCTGCTGGACCGCCTGGCTGAGCGGGCTCGGGCCCCACTGGGTGAGGTCGCGCTCGCCGAACCAGTAGAGCGACGGGTGCGCCTCGGCCCAGCGGACGAAGCCGCCGACGATGCGGTGGATGATCTGGTCCGGCGTGCCGTCGTAGGACAGCGCGGGGAGCATCTGGGCGCCGATGTTCTCGCAGATCTCGGTCTGCACGGCGCGGTCGAGGTCCGAGCGGTCGCTGAAGTGGCGGTAGATGACCGTGCGGCTCATCTTCGCCTCGTCGGCGACGTCCTGCACCTGGAAGTCCTCGCCGGGGGCCTGGCGTTCGAGCACCGCGATCGCGGCGTCGATGATCACCTGGCGGCGTACCTGGTTGTGCTCCTGCCAGCGCCGACGGCGTCCGTCGAGCAGCTCACCACTCTCCGAGCTCATTGCGAAACCCTCTCACGTGAAGCGGTGGAACCACTGGCCGAGGTCGGCGGCGACGCCGGGGCACGTGACGTTCTGGTCACGCTGCAAGGCGACCCACTGTCCCATCACGGCCGTGCCGCCCTGGATCGACCAGTCGTCGCCGCACCTGTTGAGTGCCTCCGCCTTCGACGTCTGGCCCGCCGCGCGCCACTCGGGCACGCCGCCGAGGTCGAAGTCGCCGACGACCCGCTCGTAGAGGCTCGGCGTCGAGTAGACCCCGATCCGGAAGCCGGCGTCGACGTAGCCGCGGGCGACTCCCTCGATGACGGCGGCGTTGGCGCGCAGGTTGCCGCTCCACTCGAAGTCGGGCACGGGCTCGACGTCGATCCACACGATCGGGCTGAGCAGCCCGACGGTGGCCATGGTGCCGATGTTGAAGCGGGCCTGGGCGTAGCCGACGTTCTTGAGCTGTCCGATCGTCGTCGAGGCGTCGTAGGGGCCGTTGGCGCCCTCGTCCCTCAACGTCGCGGCGCTCGGGTACGACGACACGGCGTAGACGGCGACCAGGACGTCGTTGTCCTTCGCCCACTGCACCTGGTCGGCCAGGCACGGGTTGGGCGTGAAGCCCGGCCCGTTGGTGAGCCCCAGGACGACGTACTCGGCCGTCGGCAGGGGCATCGGGAGCCCCTTGCCCTGCTTCTGGGGGATGCCGGTCCCCTTCGGGCACTGGGGCCAGCTCACGTCGCCACCGAGCACCTCGCCGTCGCGCGGCGCGATGTCGCTCGTGGGCTGGCTGCCCTCGCGGGCGAGGTCCTCCGCCGCCTTCGCCAGGTCGCTGGCGTCGGCACCGGGGTCACCCGCGTCTCCCCCGGGCTTGCCGCTGTCGCTGGGGCTGGCCGTGGCCGTCGTCGACACGGGCGGGCGCGGCGGCGCACCGGACGGCTTGTCCGAGCCGCCGCAGGCCACGAGGGCAGGCAGCAGCGCCGTGAGTACGACGACCGCCGGCCCCCTGCGTCCCATGGTCAGACTTGCTCCCGGCTCTCCACGGCGGCGACCACGCGCTCGATCGCCTCGGCGATCGGGACGCCGTTGTCCTGCCGGCCGTCGCGGTAGCGGAAGCTGACCGCGCCCTTCTCGACGTCCTCGCCACCGGCGATGAGCATGAACGGGATCTTCTGCAGCTGGGCGTTGCGGATCTTCTTCTGGAACCGGTCGTCCGACTCGTCGACCTCGACCCGGATGCCCCGCGCCTTGAGCTGGTCGGTGACGTCGTAGAGGTAGTCGGTGAACGCGTCGGCCACCGGGATGCCGACGACCTGCACCGGCGCGAGCCACGGAGGGAAGGCGCCGGCGTAGTGCTCGACGAGGACACCGAGGAAGCGCTCGATCGAGCCGAACTTCGCCGAGTGGATCATCACCGGCTGCTGCTTCGAGCCGTCGGACGAGGTGTACTCGAGACCGAAGCGGGCCGGCTGGTTGAAGTCGTACTGCACCGTGCCCATCTGCCAGGTGCGGCCGATGGCGTCCTTGGCCTGGACCGAGATCTTCGGCCCGTAGAAGGCGGCGCCGCCCGGGTCCGGCACGAGCTGGAGACCGGTCTCGGCCGCGACGTCCTCGAGCACCTTCGTGGCGGTCGCCCAGTCCTCGTCGGAGCCGACGAACTTGTCGGGCTTGGAGTCGTCGCGGGTCGAGAGCTCGAGGTAGAAGTCGTCGAGCCCGAAGTCCTTGAGCACGCCGAGCATGAAGCCCAGGAGGTGCTTGACCTCGGCCGGCGCCTGCTCGGGGGTGCAGTAGGAGTGCGAGTCGTCCTGCGCGAAGCCGCGCACGCGGGTCAGGCCGTGGATCACGCCCGACTTCTCGTAGCGGTAGACGCTGCCGAACTCGAACAGGCGCAGCGGCAGCTCGCGGTAGGAGCGCCCGCGGCTGCTGAAGATCAGGTTGTGCATCGGGCAGTTCATCGCCTTCAGCTGGTAGTTCGTGCCCTCGAACTCCATCGGCGGGAACATGGTGTCGGCGTAGTACGGCAGGTGCCCCGAGGTGTGGAACAGCCCGTCCTTGGTGATGTGCGGGGTGCCGACGTAGGAGAAGCCCTCCTCGATGTGGCGCTGGCGGACGTAGTCCTCCATCTCCCGCTTGATGACGCCGCCCTTGGGGTGGAACACCGGCAGGCCGGAGCCGATCTCGTCGGGGAAGGAGAACAGGTCGAGCTCGCGCCCGAGCTTGCGGTGGTCGCGCCGCTCGGCCTCCTCGAGCCGGTGGAGGTGCTCGTCGAGCTCCTCCTTGCTCGGCCAGGCGGTGCCGTAGATGCGCTGGAGCTGCTTGTTCTTCTCGTCGCCGCGCCAGTACGCCGCCGCGCTGCGCATCAGCTTGAACGCCGGGATCCGCTTGGTGGTGGGCAGGTGCGGCCCACGGCAGAGGTCCTTCCAGGCGACCTCGCCCTTGCGGTTGATGTTGTCGTAGATGGTCAGCTCGCCCGCGCCGACCTCGGCGGAGGCACCCTCCGCGGCGTCCGCGGCCGATCCCTTGAGGCCGATCAGCTCGACCTTGTAGGGCTCGTCGGCGAGCTCGACCAGCGCGTCCTCGTCGGTGGTGACCCGGCGGTCGAAGCGCTGGTTCTCCTTGACGATCTTGCGCATCGCGCTCTCGAGCTTCGCGAGGTCCTCGGGCACGAAGGGCACCGGCACGTCGAAGTCGTAGTAGAAGCCGTCCTGGATCGGCGGGCCGATGCCGAGCTTGGCCTCGGGGTAGAGCTGCTGCACCGCCTGGGCCAGCACGTGCGCGGTCGAGTGGCGCAGGATGTCGAGCCCGTCGGGGCTCCCGATGGCCACGCCCTCGACCTCGTCACCGTCGGCGAGCTCGTAGGAGAGGTCCTTGAGCTGGCCACCGACACGCGCGGCGATCACGTCGGCGTCGTCGCGGAACAGCTCCCAGGCCTTCGTGCCCGTGGTGACCGTCGAGTCCCGGCGCGCATCGGCGGACACTACGACGACCTTGATGTCGGACACGGAGGAGCTCCTTCTGGAGAGGCGGACCGCACGGTTGCGGACGTACGTCGATCGTATCGGCCGCCGCGGGCCGGCACGCAGCCGATTCCCGCGCCGGGACCCCCGTCGGGCTCAGCCCCTCTCCGCGCCCCGATCTCCGCCCCGGTCCGGGCCCCGGTCCGAGCCGGCGGCGGCGCGGCGTGCGCGGCCCGCCTCGGCGCAGCGGCGGAGCCGGCGGCGTACCTCGGGAAGGGCCGCGGGGCCACGCTCCTGCACGGCCGCGAAGGCGTGGTGGGAGCAGGTGGGCGTCAGGTTGCAGACCGCGGGCCGGTGCGCGGAGACGTTGACCTGGTAGGACCGGATGAGGCGCAGCAGCGTCCCGGTGGTCCCCCGCGCGCCCGCCACGGGCGGCGTGGTGCGGTAGCCGGCCAGCGTCGCCAGCACGAGCCCGAGCAGGAACGGGCTGCAGTCGGCGCACTCCGCGACGTCGCACGCGCCGTCCGCGCAGTCGCGTCCGCGCTTCCTCCGGCTCCGCCGGTTGCGGCGATCGCGCCACCACCCCATGGGTCAACCCTCCCGATCGGTCACGTCGGCCGGAGCCTAGCCAGTGTCGTCCGGATCACGCCTCGCGAAGGCAAAATGTCCGGCGTTCCGGCACGGCGCGGGACCGGCGCCCCTAGCCTCACCGGCCATGGGGACAGCACGCCGTGCGCTGTTCGCCTCGCTCCTCGACCCTGCGCGAGGCCGCCGCGGCGCGCTTCAACGGCGCCCTGAGCGACCTCGCGGACGCCGGCTGGGAGCCGGTGTGGCGTGGCGTCGTGTGGCACCAGGGCGAGCAGGACGCCCAGCAGTACCCGGACGTCGGCGGGCTGCGGGCGGCGTACACGGACGCGCTGCGCGCCCTCGGCGCGTGGCTCGCCGGGGCGGTGCTGCCCGGCGAGGTCTTCGTGCTGCGCCTCGGCGACCGCAGCGGCTACCGGGACGGGTACGCCGCCGTGCGGGCTGCCCAGGACGCGGTCTGCCTCGGCGAGGGCTTCACGATGACCTACACCCAGTGCGACCTCTTCCCCGCGCGCGGCTGGATGCGCGACCCGCTGCACTACGCGCAGGCAGGGCTCAACCACATGGGCACCCACGCGGCCCGCGCCGTGGCGACGCACCTCGGCCTCCTCGCCGAGGGTGCGCCGCCGGCTCCCACCGGGCCGACCATCGCCCAGCGGCTGCGCCAGGCGCTCTAGAGGGCGTCGGCGTACACGCGGCCGATGTAGCCGATCGGCGCGCCGCACGCCTCACCGATCGTCGGCACCAGCTGGGCGTTGCAGGCGCGGTAGCCGAGCTCGTGGCCGACCGCGAGGCCGTTGACCTGGAGGTTGAAGTCCTCGCCGTCGACCGGGTAGATCCGGAAGGTGCCGTTGGACGCCGTCAGCACCGTGCCGACCCGGACGTTGTCGACGGCGCGGCGCAGGTTGACCCGGGCGCCGGCGACCGGCGCGAGGGTGGCCGCGTCGACGACCTGGCCACGCACGAAGGACGGCAACGCCCACACCCGGCCGAGTGCCGTGCCGTCCGCATAGCGACGGGCGAAGGAGAAGTTCGCCTCCACGTACCGGGGGCTGCTGTTGCCGCCCACGATGCCGCCCTGGACCCAGTTGTTGCCGACCACCCGGACGTAGGAGCCGCCGGCCGGCAGGGGCCCGGTGCGCACGACCGAGAACCGGCCCTCGCTGTCGGTGGTCGTCGAGCCGATGATCGTGCCGCCCGGACCGGAGCGGAGCTCGATCCGTACGCCGGCCGCGGGGCGCACGTCGTCGAAGTCGTAGACGAGGCGCCCCGTGATGGGCGCGGGAGCGGCCTGGGCCGCCCGTGCTGATGAGCCGGCTGGAGCACCGGCGCTGGATGCCGTCGGCACCGCGGTGAGGGCCGCCAGGGCGGCGGCGAGGCCGAGGAGGACCACGAGAAGTCGCTTCATGGGTCCGTTGTAGGCCCGCCGGGCGTCGTAGCGCAGGAAAACGGCGAGAGCCGCGCTCTTCGGCGCGGCTCCTGCGTGGTGCTGGGTGGTGGTACTGGGTGGTGGTGCTGGGTGGGCGATACTGGGTTCGAACCAGTGACCTCTTCGGTGTGAACGAGGCCGACGGTTCCGATAGACCACCCGCCACTGGTGCCAGCGCGATCCTATCGGGCCCAAAGTCGCAGGTCAGAACGCGAATCGAACGCGCAAGATCGCCGGGGGTCGTCTATCGGCCCGGTCCATGCCACCTTGTGGGCTGTGTAAAAGAGGTGCCAGGACTGCGCCTCTGCTCGGCGGGCGAGCAAGCAGAGGCCGCGCCTTTCATCCGCTGGCTGAGGCCCCGTGCCGGCCGGCGTGCCCGAGTCGTCGAGCTGTCCCGGAGGGGACCCTTCAGTGCGGCAACTCGAACACACTTGCGAAACTTGCAATGGGCGTCATAATATGACCACCTCCACCGAGAAGGGCCGATTATGACCACCGCGCAGCACCCCGACGAACTTCCGCAGGAGCTGGTTCTCGAGCTCCGCGATCAGCTCACTCCGCTCGCCTCACCCTTGTATGACGGCCTGGCGCACTCTCTCGCGTTCGCGAACAAGCACAACAGCCGGTTCTCCTTCAAGGAGCAGCCGCATCTCTGGTCGCTGACGGCGCGGGCTGAGATGCGCGAGTACTACAAGGGTCAGCCACTGCCAGACGGCTGGGTGGTCGCGGGCGACCCCCGCCTCATGGGCCAGCTGATTTTCAGCAACGACGACTTCGGCTTGGACCTCTCCTTCATCAAGGAGAACCGACGTGTCCACCGCGGGAGTTTGCCGCCCGCCGGTTCGGGGCGCACCCGGCGCCAGCGCTGGGCCTCGCCCGCGCTGTTCGAACTGGACGGAACCTTCATTCGGGCAGACCGGATCGTCATGCACCACGCGTGGGACTACGGAACCGACGATGAAGGCAACGTCGACCTGAACGCTTTCAAGACCCGCATCGTGCACACCACCGAGGCTGGTGTGTTTGGCCGCTCAGTAGGGTGCAACTTCTTCTTCAACATCCTCCCCACGGGCGGGCTGCACACCACCCAACGCTTCGACGGTGACGCCGCAGAGGAGGACTTCTTTCTCAAGAGGGACGTCAATGACCAGCAGTGACATCGAGCGCAGCGGCCGGCGCCTAGAGGCTCTCCGCGAGATGTTCAATCTCACCCAGACCGGACTAGCTGAGCGCGTCGGGGTCAACCAGTCGTTCCTCTCCCGCATCGAGAAGGGCGAACGCCCCCTGCCGGCCGAGTTGGTCACCAAGTTGACGATGGCCTACAAGGTGCCAGCCACCTTCTTCGAAGTACCTCCGTCGGATCGCGAGAGTCTCGTTCAGACGTTCTGGAAGACCTCGAAGGCGACTGTTGCCGATGAGCGCAGAGTCAAGCGTCTGCACCGCGAAGCGACCAGGATCTTCGAGGCAGTCTCTGAGTCATCGGGATACCGAGCGACCGACTTCGTCAGTCCGGCCGACCACGGCGGAAGTGTCGAACACGTCGCCACCGTGACTCGCAATCGCCTAGGCCTCGCCCCTGGTGCGCCGATCATGAATGCAACCCGGACGCTCGAGCATCTCGGTGTTGGAGTCGTTGCGAACCTCGACGGGCTCGACCCCAGCAGCACAGACCACATGGGCATTTCGATGCCGCACTCGTCGACCGGGCGACCCCTCGTCGCACTCATATCAGAGCTAAGCGGCGCAGAGCAGCGCTTTGCGCTCATGCATGAGTTGGGCCACCTGATCTTTGATCAAGGTCTGAGTGCGCCCATCCGCACTCGACGTCATCCGGCTGAACTGCGTGCTCATCACTTCGCTCGCGCGATGCTTCTCCCGATCGAGGCAGTGTCGAATCGGATCAGTGAGACTCTGAACCTGCAGGGATATCTTGGGATCAAAGCTGAGTTTGGCGTGCCAGTCGCGAGCATCATCAAGCGGGGTCGGGACTTGGGCTTGATCAGCACTGACCGCGAACGCAGCCTCTTCATCCAGTGGTCCTCACAGGGTTGGCGCAAGAACGAGCCCGTCGAGGTGGCCTCAGAGAAGCCCCTCCTTCTCGGCCAGGCGTTGAACGAGGTCTACGGCTCTGACCGAGTTCATGCGGGCCGAGAGTTGGGATTGCCTGCGACTCTGTTGCGACAGTGGGTTCAAGAACCTGAGCGGATGACATCGTCATCGGAAGGTGCGCGAGTCATCGACTTGGCCAGCCGCCGTAGAGACAATCTGTAGAGCCCAACGCTGTGGCCCGGATCGGGCTGAACGGAATCCGATCCCTATGCGCGTCGCGATGTCCCGGCTCGATGGTCGAGCGTCGTCCGGGCTGGGGCATCCCCGCGCTAAACCGTCTTGGACTAGCTGCTGGCCGCGATCATTTCTGCGTATCGGTCGAACAGAACGGTCTGCCGTGCCAGCTCATCCATCCGGGCGCGGCCGGCACCGAACGCCTTGTCGACCGCCTTGTCCAAGATGTTGTGCGCAGCAACAAGCTCCTTGGACATCGCAAGTGGTTGGTAGTGCTCGGCCAACGATCGTTCAGGACGCAGGCCTCGAGCGGCGTTGACACCAGCACCAGCATCGATGACGGCAGCTCGCACGTCGGCGCTAACAGCAGGCAGCGGGAGGGTGTTCCAGACGATCTCCTTCGAGAATCGCGGATCCGACTTGAGCCTCCCGCCGACTGTCTTCTGCCAGACAATGAACATTGACGACGACAGCACCGCGAAGACGAAGCCATCCGGATCGACAGTCGTGAAGCACGAATCTCCCGCGATGACGTCAGGCTCAAAGCGCGCAACGGTTGCGTACGGACGGCCTTCGGAGAAGTGTCGGGGGATACAGATGTAAGGCACAAGCGGTTGGGCCTGCTGGACAAACAGGTGCGGCAACTTTGCCCACTCGCGAGTGGTAGCGGCTTTCGAATTTGAGCGCATCGCTCGAACCCCTTCCAGCCGCTGCTTCAGGACCGGTGATCGGCGAACGTCGGCGGGATCCAGGTCGACCATCCAGAGACACCAGCGCGGTTCGTTGTTGATCAGCTGTCGCGCTCCGATGAATCTGCGAACGTACTTCGCCGCGACTGGGTCAGCAATCACACCGGCGTATTCGTCCGGCTCGATGAGCAGGAAGCCGTCGTCACGAGGCATGGATCCGAAACTGACCGGCGCCAGTTCGGGCGAGAGCGGTTTGCTGCGACTCGCCGGGTAGACGGCCGGTGCGTCGGCCAAGTAGCCGTTGATTCCTTCGGTGACCTTGACCTCAGTCTGCGTCCGGCGATCCGAATAGTCGAACAGTCGCTGCTTTGCCCCCTGATCCCTAGTGAACCCGACGATGACGCAGTGAACGTGAGCTCGTTCCTTGGATGCTGACTCGTTAGTCCAGTAGAACGTCCGGTGGCCGAACTTGATGCGCCATCCCGCATCGCGGATGTCCGGGAACAAGTCGGGAACCTGCTCTCCCTGTGTGACGGAGTTCGAGGATACGAAGGCGAACTCACCGTCAACGTTCGTGAAGTAGTCGAGAGCTTTACGGTGCCAAGCAGTCACGTAGTCCAGGTGGGCAGTGGGCTTCTGCCAGGCCGCCTGCAACTCGGCCTTCTGCTCATCGCTCGTCTCCTTCCGGCCGAGAAAGGGCGGGTTTCCGAACACCCACACCGTTGGGCCATCGGGGAGGAGTTCAGCCCAGTCGTGCGTGAGCGCGTTGGCGTGGTGGATGTTCGCGGCGATGTCGATCGGGAG
Above is a genomic segment from Nocardioides aromaticivorans containing:
- a CDS encoding HIT family protein, which codes for MSYVRGEEDVEPPAHAEPRPACPFCRITRDPATSTDDALVVVRGEAAYAVLNLYPYNPGHLMVLPYRHVADYTDLDDAETDEVAALTKAALRTIRVVSQPHAFNVGLNLGGAAGGSLSGHLHQHVVPRWSGDANFMTVIAGTKTLPQLLGDTRDLLAEHWQG
- a CDS encoding TetR/AcrR family transcriptional regulator, which codes for MSSESGELLDGRRRRWQEHNQVRRQVIIDAAIAVLERQAPGEDFQVQDVADEAKMSRTVIYRHFSDRSDLDRAVQTEICENIGAQMLPALSYDGTPDQIIHRIVGGFVRWAEAHPSLYWFGERDLTQWGPSPLSQAVQQVAEGIEGIMTIVVAALGVELSEDDRAALDPWVFGMIGAVFAAVRRWLERDVREPSTEATINILSESIWLQINGMALSRGLNLPDLPVADLLQMLSHSTSSDDQ
- the thrS gene encoding threonine--tRNA ligase — protein: MSDIKVVVVSADARRDSTVTTGTKAWELFRDDADVIAARVGGQLKDLSYELADGDEVEGVAIGSPDGLDILRHSTAHVLAQAVQQLYPEAKLGIGPPIQDGFYYDFDVPVPFVPEDLAKLESAMRKIVKENQRFDRRVTTDEDALVELADEPYKVELIGLKGSAADAAEGASAEVGAGELTIYDNINRKGEVAWKDLCRGPHLPTTKRIPAFKLMRSAAAYWRGDEKNKQLQRIYGTAWPSKEELDEHLHRLEEAERRDHRKLGRELDLFSFPDEIGSGLPVFHPKGGVIKREMEDYVRQRHIEEGFSYVGTPHITKDGLFHTSGHLPYYADTMFPPMEFEGTNYQLKAMNCPMHNLIFSSRGRSYRELPLRLFEFGSVYRYEKSGVIHGLTRVRGFAQDDSHSYCTPEQAPAEVKHLLGFMLGVLKDFGLDDFYLELSTRDDSKPDKFVGSDEDWATATKVLEDVAAETGLQLVPDPGGAAFYGPKISVQAKDAIGRTWQMGTVQYDFNQPARFGLEYTSSDGSKQQPVMIHSAKFGSIERFLGVLVEHYAGAFPPWLAPVQVVGIPVADAFTDYLYDVTDQLKARGIRVEVDESDDRFQKKIRNAQLQKIPFMLIAGGEDVEKGAVSFRYRDGRQDNGVPIAEAIERVVAAVESREQV
- the yidD gene encoding membrane protein insertion efficiency factor YidD, which produces MGWWRDRRNRRSRRKRGRDCADGACDVAECADCSPFLLGLVLATLAGYRTTPPVAGARGTTGTLLRLIRSYQVNVSAHRPAVCNLTPTCSHHAFAAVQERGPAALPEVRRRLRRCAEAGRARRAAAGSDRGPDRGGDRGAERG
- a CDS encoding XRE family transcriptional regulator, which translates into the protein MTSSDIERSGRRLEALREMFNLTQTGLAERVGVNQSFLSRIEKGERPLPAELVTKLTMAYKVPATFFEVPPSDRESLVQTFWKTSKATVADERRVKRLHREATRIFEAVSESSGYRATDFVSPADHGGSVEHVATVTRNRLGLAPGAPIMNATRTLEHLGVGVVANLDGLDPSSTDHMGISMPHSSTGRPLVALISELSGAEQRFALMHELGHLIFDQGLSAPIRTRRHPAELRAHHFARAMLLPIEAVSNRISETLNLQGYLGIKAEFGVPVASIIKRGRDLGLISTDRERSLFIQWSSQGWRKNEPVEVASEKPLLLGQALNEVYGSDRVHAGRELGLPATLLRQWVQEPERMTSSSEGARVIDLASRRRDNL